The proteins below come from a single Chitinophaga pinensis DSM 2588 genomic window:
- a CDS encoding two-component regulator propeller domain-containing protein, giving the protein MKYTLMYIFLWMLAFHTSGKGQNKADLTKENLKSEIKNIVTASGPNEITRNIIQDRKGNIWIASWEGMFRYDGKSFTNMTSNVSKARFFSVLEDSKGNFWFGSIGAGVYCYDGKSFRNFTVRDGLLNNDVGSIYEDKKGNIWFGVFGGVSRYDGNAFQNYIINGETMNEDRTGKTFPDRPPYEVNAIIEDETGKFWFATRGNTFVYDGKTFTVFTHENIPFKNVRSLIKDKKGNIWLGGPDGLWRYDGSAFTNFTKTFVGYIIEDKKGNIWTSSERDYSQTWALSMYDGKTLSNKAWALSRYDGKSLSDGRPNITEIQSVEGMFFGILEDNKGNIWFGALDGAYRYDGNTIKSFKNKTGQL; this is encoded by the coding sequence ATGAAATACACACTGATGTATATTTTCCTCTGGATGCTTGCTTTTCACACTTCTGGCAAAGGACAAAACAAAGCAGATCTCACCAAAGAAAATCTCAAGTCCGAAATAAAAAATATAGTTACTGCATCCGGACCTAATGAAATCACCCGAAATATTATACAAGACAGGAAGGGCAACATCTGGATTGCCTCATGGGAGGGTATGTTTCGATACGATGGAAAATCCTTTACCAATATGACCAGTAATGTGAGTAAGGCCCGTTTCTTTTCTGTTTTGGAAGATAGCAAAGGTAACTTCTGGTTCGGCTCTATTGGTGCAGGTGTTTATTGTTATGATGGGAAATCCTTCCGAAATTTCACGGTCAGGGATGGACTGCTTAATAATGATGTCGGCAGTATTTATGAAGATAAAAAAGGCAACATCTGGTTCGGTGTCTTTGGAGGAGTAAGCCGCTACGATGGGAATGCCTTCCAGAATTATATCATCAATGGAGAGACGATGAATGAAGACCGGACAGGGAAAACATTTCCGGATAGACCACCTTATGAAGTCAATGCAATTATTGAAGATGAAACAGGCAAGTTTTGGTTTGCTACAAGAGGCAATACCTTCGTATATGACGGAAAAACATTCACCGTTTTCACCCACGAAAACATACCTTTTAAGAATGTTCGTTCTTTAATCAAAGACAAAAAAGGAAATATCTGGCTTGGCGGCCCTGACGGTCTTTGGCGTTATGATGGTAGTGCATTTACCAATTTCACGAAAACGTTTGTTGGTTATATCATCGAGGATAAAAAAGGTAATATCTGGACCAGTTCAGAAAGAGATTATAGTCAAACCTGGGCGCTTTCCATGTATGACGGAAAGACATTGTCCAATAAGGCCTGGGCACTTTCCCGTTATGATGGAAAGTCCCTATCCGATGGCAGGCCCAATATAACCGAAATACAGTCCGTAGAAGGCATGTTTTTCGGCATTTTAGAAGATAACAAAGGCAATATCTGGTTTGGCGCTTTAGATGGCGCGTATCGTTATGATGGTAACACCATTAAAAGTTTTAAAAACAAAACAGGGCAGCTATAA
- a CDS encoding winged helix-turn-helix domain-containing protein: MILFLFISVVCLAFGMEDRDGFDIARREVLLRRIGHELLLQSGDSTSRVLPVKKIGENEYQIRFEKELTFKTDSLVNTTQHLLAQDRLAGDYVVNVLNCSDASVAYGYAISQNRKDDIVACRGRKQPTACYMINIQFKPRNVNTAKRGYLLGSLPFLAFLFFMLFTSVKPRTAISEVLPATLPEALPETLPEVLPENNQHTGMIALGAVLFEAKHRRLIINGTTIDLTSTETRVFSIFALSPNETIERSRLQKEIWEDEGVIVGRSLDMFISKLRKKLELDPNVNIVVIRGKGYRLEISV, translated from the coding sequence TTGATATTATTCCTGTTTATCTCTGTCGTCTGCCTGGCTTTTGGTATGGAGGACAGGGACGGCTTTGATATTGCCAGGAGAGAGGTGTTACTTCGCAGGATCGGACATGAACTGCTTTTACAGTCGGGCGACAGCACGTCAAGGGTGCTCCCGGTAAAAAAGATCGGGGAAAATGAATACCAAATCAGGTTTGAGAAGGAGCTTACTTTTAAAACGGATTCCCTGGTGAATACTACCCAGCATTTGTTGGCCCAGGACAGGCTCGCCGGTGATTATGTCGTTAACGTTCTGAACTGTAGTGACGCCAGTGTCGCTTATGGGTATGCTATATCCCAAAATAGAAAAGATGATATCGTAGCCTGTAGAGGAAGAAAGCAGCCCACCGCCTGTTACATGATCAACATTCAATTCAAACCCCGGAACGTCAATACAGCAAAAAGAGGGTATCTTTTAGGGAGCCTGCCCTTTTTAGCATTTTTGTTTTTTATGTTGTTTACATCCGTTAAACCGCGAACTGCTATATCTGAAGTATTGCCTGCAACTTTACCTGAAGCCCTGCCGGAGACTTTGCCGGAGGTTTTACCAGAAAATAATCAGCATACGGGTATGATTGCTTTGGGTGCAGTGTTGTTTGAGGCGAAGCATCGTCGACTGATAATAAATGGAACTACGATAGACTTAACCAGCACTGAAACCCGTGTATTCTCGATTTTCGCTTTGTCGCCTAACGAGACAATAGAGAGGAGCCGGCTGCAAAAAGAGATATGGGAAGATGAAGGTGTAATTGTGGGACGTAGCCTGGATATGTTTATATCAAAACTTAGAAAAAAGCTGGAACTTGACCCGAACGTCAATATTGTAGTGATACGTGGAAAAGGGTATAGGCTTGAAATTAGTGTATAA
- a CDS encoding competence protein CoiA, which yields MRLAYVNNKLTPAAPKLKGTCPGCTQPVTAKCGTKRIHHWAHQTTEMCDRWWEPETAWHRAWKNNFPLAWQEVFLPDERTDEKHIADLCTSHGLTIEFQHSAIDPEERASREAFYHNLIWVVDGTRLKGDFPRFLGIRKDLQVVAQRTFRVNRPDEYFPSAWVGSSVPVFFDFWGDGSMEDNQDVRNSIYCLFPTRIGTAAILVEWHRSAFIEAAKNGKLLSWVTTSIHNIKTASEEEQLQRAKLQQQQERINYERFSRMGRYPQRRRRF from the coding sequence ATGCGACTTGCCTATGTAAACAACAAACTCACCCCGGCCGCTCCGAAGTTAAAAGGTACCTGTCCGGGCTGTACGCAGCCGGTAACCGCCAAATGCGGCACAAAAAGAATACACCACTGGGCGCATCAAACCACTGAAATGTGCGATCGCTGGTGGGAGCCTGAAACCGCTTGGCACCGGGCATGGAAAAATAATTTCCCTTTAGCATGGCAGGAAGTGTTTCTGCCCGACGAACGGACCGACGAAAAACACATTGCCGATCTATGTACCAGTCATGGCCTTACCATAGAGTTTCAGCACTCAGCTATTGATCCGGAAGAACGAGCCAGCCGTGAAGCGTTTTATCACAACCTGATCTGGGTAGTGGATGGCACAAGGCTAAAGGGCGATTTTCCCCGTTTCCTTGGGATAAGAAAGGATCTTCAGGTGGTAGCACAGCGGACATTCCGCGTTAACCGCCCTGATGAATACTTCCCATCAGCATGGGTGGGAAGCTCCGTTCCCGTCTTTTTCGATTTTTGGGGAGATGGATCGATGGAGGATAACCAGGATGTTAGAAATAGCATTTATTGCTTATTCCCTACCCGGATAGGAACAGCGGCGATACTTGTTGAATGGCATCGCTCAGCGTTCATAGAAGCGGCCAAAAACGGTAAATTGCTGTCGTGGGTTACCACGTCTATACACAACATAAAAACGGCAAGTGAAGAAGAGCAACTCCAAAGAGCTAAACTGCAACAGCAACAGGAGAGGATCAACTATGAAAGATTTTCCAGAATGGGACGATATCCGCAACGGCGGCGGCGTTTCTAA
- a CDS encoding metallophosphoesterase, giving the protein MKTIPFLLIILIPLFAMPQQPVDGPYVFEKGDSLQVFTIMQQGDQSLADRKMAPRLSAVDQALEVMVPVDRNAGFQVKLRARNAVPSDIYAAPSRLFIVSDIEGEFLPAKRLLMAAGVMDEQYNWIFGNGHLVIAGDLFDRGSEVLPWLWLLYSLEEKAMAAGGQVHVILGNHDIMQLSGDYRYTDARYFKHAWLMGRSIRAVFDESSILGRWLRTKNVVEKIGDLLVLHAGVSPKLLSTGMTVTDINNQCKRYYGLSRRDIPDSSQFLFDNRSPFWYRGYFMEPKQPMALVDSTLQWFNCKRIVVGHTVMDSISSLYDGKVIGVDVNHHEGKHEGLLIEANGIFVVDAAGGKRPL; this is encoded by the coding sequence ATGAAGACCATACCTTTCCTATTGATAATACTGATTCCCTTATTCGCCATGCCCCAACAGCCTGTTGACGGCCCCTATGTATTCGAAAAAGGCGATAGCCTGCAAGTATTCACCATTATGCAGCAGGGCGATCAGTCTTTAGCCGACCGGAAGATGGCACCCCGCTTGAGTGCTGTTGATCAGGCGCTGGAGGTAATGGTTCCTGTAGACCGGAATGCAGGATTCCAGGTGAAGCTTCGGGCCAGGAATGCAGTGCCTTCCGATATCTATGCGGCACCCAGCAGGCTTTTTATTGTTTCGGATATCGAAGGAGAATTTTTACCGGCAAAAAGGCTGCTGATGGCGGCTGGCGTGATGGATGAACAGTATAACTGGATCTTCGGCAATGGCCACCTGGTTATTGCCGGAGATCTATTTGATAGAGGCAGCGAGGTGCTGCCTTGGCTATGGCTGCTTTATTCGTTAGAGGAGAAGGCTATGGCCGCTGGCGGCCAGGTGCATGTTATCCTGGGAAATCATGATATTATGCAGCTATCAGGTGATTACCGGTATACCGACGCCCGGTATTTTAAGCACGCCTGGCTGATGGGCCGCTCCATACGGGCTGTTTTTGATGAAAGCAGTATCCTGGGCAGATGGCTACGGACGAAAAATGTGGTGGAAAAGATCGGCGATCTGCTGGTACTACATGCCGGAGTATCGCCTAAGCTGCTTAGCACAGGCATGACGGTTACCGATATCAATAATCAATGCAAGCGGTATTATGGCCTGAGCCGCAGGGATATTCCCGATAGCTCGCAATTTTTATTCGATAACCGCTCACCTTTCTGGTACCGGGGCTATTTTATGGAGCCTAAGCAGCCAATGGCGCTGGTAGATAGCACGTTGCAGTGGTTTAATTGCAAACGGATCGTTGTCGGTCATACGGTGATGGATTCCATTAGTTCGCTTTATGATGGTAAGGTGATCGGCGTGGACGTTAATCATCATGAAGGAAAACATGAGGGGCTGTTGATAGAAGCAAATGGTATTTTTGTGGTGGATGCTGCAGGTGGTAAACGGCCATTGTAA
- a CDS encoding RagB/SusD family nutrient uptake outer membrane protein, which yields MSKYLNRRFSFLVMIFAMLLFVASACKKDFLNPPTTNQAVTDEFFTSLSSCEQMLNGSYVILAEPFYNGTNTIIYPDVVADNVKPVIGGTFLTAHYSWAQVPSDLTTGTSFNLNTTWRTAYRITRQLAYVLKYIDQFRNENPTKADDIKGQALALRALVYFQLVNMFSQPYSFTANASHPGIPYVIAEDITEGVSGRETVQDVYLRLIADLNAAIPLLSNQLSNKIYMNRTAAKALLARIYLFKGDYQTAKALAVDVNNNVPIMIANYPSKLFTNTETEALFQLLPMQRSLNGSVTTSYAGYYFSTTSLSFIATTDIATLLNEIPTDARKAWVTASGTTFRISKYPANVISGFTQTARSHYQTLLRSSEMYLTAAECYAKLNNEDSARWYVNAIRIRAYGTGFETVATGPALLDTIAKERRKELAFEGFRMYDLLRNKQGVNRSDANSPDALTLPYPSLKAVAPIPTVDVLVNDLKQNDGYN from the coding sequence ATGTCAAAATATTTAAATAGACGCTTTTCTTTTCTCGTAATGATATTTGCAATGCTATTGTTTGTTGCTAGTGCATGCAAAAAAGATTTCTTGAATCCGCCTACTACAAACCAGGCTGTAACGGATGAATTTTTCACCAGCCTTTCCAGTTGCGAACAAATGCTTAACGGATCATACGTCATTCTGGCTGAGCCATTTTACAACGGAACAAATACTATTATTTACCCTGATGTAGTAGCCGACAATGTAAAACCAGTGATTGGCGGAACATTTCTTACTGCGCACTATTCATGGGCACAAGTGCCATCAGATCTTACTACCGGCACATCCTTCAATTTGAATACTACCTGGCGTACAGCATATCGTATAACACGGCAATTGGCATATGTTCTAAAGTACATTGATCAATTTCGTAATGAAAATCCTACTAAAGCCGACGATATAAAAGGCCAGGCCCTGGCTTTACGGGCGTTGGTATACTTTCAGCTTGTAAATATGTTCTCACAACCTTACAGTTTTACGGCCAATGCTTCACATCCTGGAATCCCTTATGTAATCGCAGAGGACATCACGGAAGGCGTTAGCGGCAGAGAAACAGTACAGGATGTATATCTACGTCTTATAGCTGATTTAAACGCAGCTATACCATTATTGAGTAATCAGTTGTCTAATAAAATTTACATGAATAGAACGGCTGCAAAGGCCCTGCTTGCCAGAATCTATTTATTTAAAGGCGACTACCAAACTGCGAAGGCATTAGCTGTCGATGTAAACAACAACGTTCCAATAATGATTGCAAACTATCCGTCAAAGCTGTTTACAAACACAGAGACAGAAGCATTGTTCCAGCTATTACCTATGCAAAGGAGCCTTAATGGAAGCGTTACCACCAGTTACGCTGGTTACTATTTTTCGACCACTAGTCTTTCTTTCATCGCCACAACTGATATAGCAACCTTGTTAAATGAAATCCCGACGGATGCAAGAAAAGCATGGGTTACTGCTAGTGGAACTACTTTCAGAATAAGCAAATATCCGGCAAATGTAATAAGTGGATTTACCCAAACTGCCAGGTCTCACTATCAAACACTTTTACGCTCATCTGAAATGTATCTAACTGCTGCAGAATGTTACGCCAAGTTAAACAATGAAGATAGCGCTCGTTGGTATGTCAATGCTATTCGAATACGCGCTTATGGTACTGGCTTTGAAACTGTTGCCACTGGTCCAGCTCTACTCGATACAATAGCGAAAGAGAGACGTAAAGAGCTGGCATTTGAAGGGTTCCGCATGTATGATCTACTACGTAACAAACAAGGAGTCAATCGCAGTGATGCAAATTCGCCAGACGCTTTAACCCTTCCCTACCCTAGTCTGAAGGCAGTTGCGCCTATTCCAACAGTTGATGTGCTAGTTAATGACCTGAAACAGAACGACGGCTACAATTAA